A region of Synechococcus sp. MW101C3 DNA encodes the following proteins:
- a CDS encoding DUF305 domain-containing protein, which translates to MDQHFIVMMIPHHDGAIAMADLALSRATRPEIKELARSIKNSQTSENAQMRAWYRQWFGQPVPNWNQGTRLGRTGGAGGGMGMGQMGGGTDLTALSTAPDFDRAFIEQMIPHHQMGVRMATMAQANSQHQELRLLQQAMVKAQSQEIEQMRQWYRSWYGSP; encoded by the coding sequence ATGGATCAACACTTCATCGTGATGATGATTCCTCACCACGACGGCGCGATCGCCATGGCCGATCTTGCCCTCAGCCGCGCCACCCGTCCCGAAATCAAAGAGCTGGCCCGGAGCATCAAGAACAGCCAGACGAGCGAAAACGCTCAGATGCGTGCCTGGTACCGGCAGTGGTTCGGCCAACCCGTGCCCAACTGGAACCAGGGCACACGCCTGGGCAGGACCGGGGGCGCAGGCGGCGGCATGGGGATGGGGCAGATGGGCGGGGGCACGGATCTCACCGCCTTGAGCACAGCCCCGGACTTTGATCGTGCCTTCATCGAGCAGATGATTCCCCACCACCAGATGGGCGTGCGAATGGCAACGATGGCCCAGGCCAACAGTCAGCACCAAGAGCTGCGCCTGCTGCAGCAGGCCATGGTGAAGGCCCAGAGCCAGGAGATTGAGCAGATGAGGCAGTGGTACAGGAGTTGGTATGGCTCACCCTGA
- a CDS encoding cation-translocating P-type ATPase produces the protein MQGGEPVWLGNRHLAARFIGDLPEALQQQLGDLELGGRTSMLLGRATRLLGLLAVADTVRPEAEQAVAQLRRHGVRVILLSGDSRTTAEAIAAQLGISEVIAEVRPAEKAGTIKSLQLTGQKVAMVGDGVNDAPALATADVGIAIGSGSDVAKEAGDIILIGNDVRQVVTAIGLSRATMRKIRQNLFWAFIYNGIGIPIAAFGWLNPMIAGAAMALSSLSVIVNSSLLRRFRVA, from the coding sequence ATGCAGGGGGGAGAGCCGGTCTGGCTGGGGAACCGGCACCTGGCCGCTCGCTTCATCGGCGACCTGCCGGAAGCCCTGCAGCAACAACTGGGCGACCTTGAGCTCGGTGGACGCACGTCGATGCTGCTGGGCCGGGCGACGCGCCTTCTCGGTCTGCTGGCCGTGGCCGATACGGTCAGGCCTGAGGCCGAGCAGGCTGTGGCCCAGCTGCGTCGCCATGGCGTGCGGGTGATCCTGCTGAGCGGCGATTCCCGCACCACCGCGGAGGCCATTGCCGCGCAGCTGGGCATCAGCGAGGTGATCGCCGAAGTGCGGCCCGCCGAGAAGGCTGGAACGATCAAGTCGCTGCAGCTCACGGGGCAGAAGGTGGCGATGGTGGGGGATGGCGTCAATGACGCCCCGGCCCTGGCCACTGCCGATGTCGGCATCGCCATCGGCTCCGGTTCGGATGTGGCCAAAGAAGCTGGCGACATCATCCTGATCGGCAACGATGTGCGGCAGGTGGTGACGGCCATCGGACTGTCGCGGGCGACGATGCGCAAGATCCGCCAGAACCTGTTCTGGGCATTTATCTATAACGGGATCGGCATCCCGATCGCCGCCTTCGGTTGGCTCAATCCGATGATCGCCGGTGCGGCCATGGCCCTGAGTTCGCTGTCGGTGATCGTAAATTCCTCCTTGCTGCGACGTTTTCGGGTGGCTTGA
- a CDS encoding cytochrome P450 has product MLLDSATLQPLPCTPAVSGVLETIAFFRDPDFARKRFERYGDVYETSLLGQCTVFIRGDQAISDLFAQGDAVQGWWPDSVRELLGPLSLANRNGADHKARRRVVGQLFAAAALKRYSPAIVAQVEVLHQDLLGAQAPLALVPQLRRFAFSVIASTVLGLDAVDREALFVDFEIWCQGLFSLPFALPGSPFARARQARRRLLQRLGAVLQSAQAAAAPGAPLSAGGLDLLAGGLDEAGLPLADDDVAEQLLLLLFAGYETTASALSCLLLTLLQHPAELAWLREELDGLPWPPAEGEAVNAYDAVRAPRLEAVVKEVMRLTPPVGGFFRRTREPIALAGVRVPADRVVQVSISASQRHGADPDDLATFRPQRYLEGAEPVTLLPFGGGERVCLGKALAELEIRLLAVGLLKQLSLALEPDQDLTLVVIPSPTPKQGLRVRASRRGATGQTMARPSSTADAPS; this is encoded by the coding sequence TTGCTCCTCGATTCCGCCACCCTTCAGCCCCTGCCGTGCACGCCAGCCGTGAGCGGCGTGCTCGAAACCATCGCCTTTTTCCGTGATCCCGATTTCGCCCGTAAGCGCTTCGAGCGCTACGGGGATGTGTACGAAACCAGCCTGCTGGGACAGTGCACCGTGTTCATCCGCGGCGACCAGGCGATCAGCGATCTGTTCGCCCAGGGTGACGCGGTCCAGGGCTGGTGGCCGGACAGTGTGCGGGAGCTGCTGGGGCCGTTGTCGCTGGCCAATCGCAATGGTGCGGATCACAAGGCCCGCCGGCGGGTGGTGGGGCAGCTGTTCGCTGCCGCTGCCCTGAAGCGCTACAGCCCGGCGATCGTGGCGCAGGTGGAGGTGCTCCACCAGGACCTGCTGGGTGCCCAAGCGCCGCTGGCCCTGGTGCCGCAGCTGCGGCGCTTCGCCTTCAGCGTGATCGCCAGCACCGTGCTGGGGCTCGATGCGGTCGATCGCGAGGCCCTGTTCGTGGATTTCGAGATCTGGTGCCAGGGCCTCTTCTCCCTGCCGTTCGCCCTGCCCGGCAGCCCGTTCGCCCGCGCCCGTCAGGCCCGCAGGCGCCTGTTGCAACGCCTGGGCGCCGTGCTTCAGAGCGCCCAGGCCGCCGCCGCTCCCGGAGCCCCCCTCAGCGCCGGCGGTCTCGATCTGCTGGCTGGAGGCCTTGATGAAGCCGGCCTCCCCCTCGCCGACGACGATGTGGCAGAGCAGTTGCTGCTGCTGCTGTTCGCCGGCTACGAGACCACCGCCTCCGCGCTCAGCTGCCTGCTGCTCACCCTGCTGCAGCATCCCGCTGAGCTGGCCTGGCTGCGGGAGGAACTCGACGGCTTGCCCTGGCCACCGGCCGAAGGCGAGGCCGTGAACGCCTACGACGCCGTGCGGGCGCCGCGGCTGGAGGCGGTGGTGAAGGAGGTGATGCGGCTGACACCGCCGGTGGGTGGCTTCTTTCGCCGCACCCGGGAGCCCATCGCCCTGGCGGGTGTGCGGGTGCCGGCGGATCGGGTGGTGCAGGTGAGCATCAGCGCCAGTCAGCGCCACGGCGCTGACCCTGACGACCTGGCAACCTTTCGGCCCCAGCGGTATCTGGAAGGGGCGGAACCGGTGACCCTGCTTCCCTTCGGCGGCGGTGAACGGGTGTGCCTGGGCAAGGCGCTGGCGGAACTGGAGATCCGGCTGCTGGCGGTGGGGCTGCTCAAGCAGCTGAGCCTTGCGCTGGAGCCCGATCAGGACCTCACACTCGTGGTGATCCCCAGCCCCACCCCGAAGCAGGGCCTGCGGGTGCGCGCCAGCCGCCGGGGAGCGACAGGCCAAACCATGGCGAGGCCGTCATCCACTGCGGACGCGCCGTCCTGA
- a CDS encoding high light inducible protein gives MAQATATAPSALDCATIRGATVTTEDGGRLNAFATEPRMEVVSAESGWGFHERAEKLNGRMAMLGFIALLATEFALGGEAFTRGLLGIG, from the coding sequence ATGGCCCAAGCCACCGCCACCGCCCCCAGCGCCCTTGACTGCGCCACCATTCGCGGCGCCACCGTCACCACCGAAGACGGCGGCCGCCTCAATGCCTTCGCCACCGAGCCCCGCATGGAAGTGGTGAGCGCCGAGAGCGGCTGGGGCTTCCATGAGCGCGCCGAGAAGCTCAACGGCCGTATGGCCATGCTCGGCTTCATCGCCCTGCTCGCCACTGAATTCGCCCTCGGCGGTGAGGCCTTCACCCGCGGCCTGCTCGGCATCGGCTGA
- a CDS encoding TerB family tellurite resistance protein → MTMPDLSAEQPAGDLDLLRILCCVAWSDGEMSEQERRLLKKLAERTAAADAGPEAASTAVDALAAEALGPEALETLLPRITTADDRQLAVKLAYQVLRISRRPEDTSSINTDEKLAYRRLVEGLKIDDREILEAEWAAEQELTQPPGLLAFLANRFRGLGAWADTDQLDTPGATRP, encoded by the coding sequence ATGACCATGCCGGATCTCAGCGCAGAACAGCCGGCCGGCGACCTCGATCTGCTACGCATCCTCTGCTGTGTCGCCTGGTCCGATGGGGAGATGTCTGAGCAGGAGCGAAGGCTGCTCAAGAAGCTGGCGGAGCGCACGGCAGCGGCAGATGCCGGCCCAGAAGCCGCTTCCACCGCTGTGGATGCCCTTGCGGCCGAGGCGCTGGGGCCGGAGGCACTCGAGACGCTTCTGCCAAGGATCACCACGGCCGATGACCGGCAGCTGGCCGTGAAGCTTGCGTATCAGGTGCTTCGCATCAGCCGGCGACCGGAAGACACCTCGAGCATCAATACCGATGAGAAGTTGGCGTACCGGCGGCTGGTTGAGGGTCTGAAGATCGACGACCGAGAGATTCTCGAAGCCGAATGGGCGGCGGAGCAGGAGCTGACCCAGCCGCCCGGCCTACTCGCCTTCCTTGCCAACCGCTTTCGAGGCCTGGGGGCCTGGGCAGACACCGACCAGCTGGATACTCCAGGCGCAACGCGCCCCTGA
- a CDS encoding methyltransferase domain-containing protein, which translates to MPSLNALSRRERIPEVMDQPGIDPVDHARALAGLRRINALSRCSASLFAPIAALAARQPDQPLRVLDLACGGGDTVIDLALLARRSKLPLILEGCDISASAVAIARANAERRGAAARFFQADALADPLPSGPDGAAPAGYDVVITSLFLHHLGDHDAEVLLALMARRARHLVLVNDLIRSPLGYGLAWAGTRLLSRSWIVHTDGPLSVQGAFQPAEVAAVADRAGLSGARIQRCWPERYLLSWSRG; encoded by the coding sequence ATGCCGAGCCTGAACGCCCTGAGCCGCAGGGAACGGATACCTGAAGTGATGGATCAGCCGGGCATCGACCCCGTCGATCACGCCCGGGCCTTGGCGGGTCTCCGCCGCATCAATGCCCTGAGCCGTTGTTCCGCCTCCCTGTTCGCGCCGATCGCGGCGCTGGCGGCGCGGCAGCCAGACCAGCCGCTGCGGGTGCTCGATCTGGCCTGCGGCGGCGGTGACACCGTGATTGATCTGGCCCTGCTGGCCCGGCGCAGCAAGCTGCCGCTGATCCTGGAGGGCTGCGACATCAGCGCCAGCGCTGTGGCGATCGCCCGCGCCAATGCGGAACGCCGCGGCGCCGCGGCGCGCTTCTTCCAGGCCGATGCCCTGGCGGATCCCTTGCCCTCCGGTCCGGACGGAGCCGCGCCCGCTGGCTATGACGTGGTGATCACCTCCCTGTTCCTGCACCACCTGGGCGACCACGACGCCGAGGTACTGCTGGCCCTGATGGCCCGCCGGGCCCGTCACCTCGTGCTCGTCAACGACCTGATTCGCAGCCCGCTCGGCTATGGCCTGGCCTGGGCCGGCACCCGGCTGCTCAGCCGCTCCTGGATCGTCCACACCGATGGACCGCTGTCGGTGCAAGGGGCCTTCCAGCCCGCTGAGGTGGCGGCCGTGGCTGATCGGGCCGGGCTGAGCGGCGCCAGGATCCAGCGCTGCTGGCCGGAGCGTTACCTGCTGAGCTGGTCCCGTGGTTGA
- a CDS encoding NAD(P)/FAD-dependent oxidoreductase — MVERQPGKPWDVLVIGAGPAGALASLDLARHGLTVLLVEKRSFPRWKVCGSCFNAQAQAALASVGQGHLLEHLGGRPLRRLRLGLGGRETTCALPPGRALSRGRFDQALVEAAVNAGAVFRPHTTAQLGGVTPRTGTQTRSVCLRQGQRQELVQASVVLVAAGLANRSLEHEPSAHTRISPRSRLGAGCVLAGSHSRWEEGTIHMAVGRQGYVGLVRVEDGSLNLAAAFDRALLQECGGAAAAARQVLAEAGFPAIPQLAEAAWQSTPALSRRTTPLAGHRFLVLGDAAGYVEPFTGEGMGWALAAAIAATPLVLEGTGSWQPEIERRWRELHRQRIGRRQLLCRGLALALRHPTSSRGLFWAASRLPSLPQRLLRCP, encoded by the coding sequence GTGGTTGAACGCCAACCGGGCAAGCCCTGGGACGTGCTGGTGATCGGGGCCGGGCCCGCCGGCGCCCTGGCCAGCCTGGATCTGGCCCGTCACGGTCTGACGGTGCTGCTGGTGGAGAAGCGCAGCTTCCCGCGCTGGAAGGTGTGCGGCTCCTGCTTCAACGCCCAGGCCCAGGCGGCCCTCGCCTCCGTGGGCCAGGGCCACCTGCTCGAACACCTGGGCGGGCGACCCTTGCGGCGGCTGCGGCTCGGCCTGGGCGGACGGGAAACCACCTGCGCCCTGCCGCCGGGGCGGGCCCTCTCCCGCGGTCGCTTCGATCAGGCGCTGGTGGAGGCGGCCGTCAACGCCGGTGCCGTGTTCCGCCCCCACACCACCGCGCAGCTGGGTGGCGTCACCCCCCGCACCGGTACCCAAACCCGCAGCGTCTGCCTACGGCAGGGACAGCGGCAGGAGCTGGTGCAGGCGTCCGTGGTGCTGGTGGCGGCGGGGCTGGCCAACCGCAGCCTGGAGCACGAGCCCTCTGCCCACACCCGCATCAGCCCCCGCTCCCGGCTGGGGGCCGGCTGCGTGCTGGCGGGGAGCCACAGCCGCTGGGAGGAGGGCACCATTCACATGGCGGTGGGCCGCCAGGGATACGTGGGCCTGGTGCGGGTGGAGGACGGCAGCCTCAACCTGGCAGCGGCCTTCGATCGCGCCCTGCTGCAGGAGTGTGGAGGCGCCGCGGCGGCGGCCAGGCAGGTGCTGGCGGAGGCCGGTTTTCCCGCCATTCCCCAGTTGGCGGAGGCCGCCTGGCAGAGCACACCGGCGCTCAGTCGCCGCACCACCCCCCTGGCGGGCCATCGCTTCCTGGTGCTCGGCGATGCCGCCGGCTATGTGGAGCCTTTCACTGGAGAAGGCATGGGCTGGGCCCTCGCCGCCGCCATCGCCGCCACGCCGCTGGTGCTCGAGGGCACCGGCAGCTGGCAGCCGGAGATCGAGCGCCGCTGGCGTGAGCTGCACCGGCAACGGATCGGCCGCCGGCAGCTGCTCTGTCGTGGCCTGGCCCTGGCGCTGCGCCACCCCACCAGCAGCCGGGGCCTGTTCTGGGCAGCGTCTCGCCTGCCTTCCCTGCCGCAACGGCTGCTGCGATGCCCCTGA
- a CDS encoding type III polyketide synthase yields the protein MPLTILGVGTSVPRHRISPAESAAMAARISASTPERAALLARIQRRSGVNLRHSVLLESAEHEAGIDGRMPFYGESSPSTGARLRAFETHAEPLALEAARRALADADLAAERITHLVTVSCTGFQAPGFDLALMAQLPLHPDVERTHVGFMGCHGALNGLRVARAFVEADPNACVLLCAVELCSLHMHYGWDTEKVVANALFADGAGALVATGAAGAAGAAADAPPLQVLASGSTLIPGSSDLMSWTIADHGFEMTLSTKVPAAVATHLRPWLERWLSSRGQPLAAIGSWALHPGGPRILAAVATAVELEPHQIAPSAAVLRQFGNMSSATILFILERLRRSNAPRPWVALAFGPGLTVEASLLG from the coding sequence ATGCCCCTGACGATCCTCGGCGTCGGCACCAGCGTTCCCCGCCACCGGATCAGCCCGGCGGAATCGGCGGCGATGGCCGCGCGCATCTCTGCTTCCACACCGGAGAGGGCGGCCCTGCTGGCGCGCATCCAGCGGCGCTCCGGGGTGAACCTGCGCCACAGCGTGCTGCTGGAGTCGGCGGAGCACGAGGCGGGCATCGATGGCCGCATGCCCTTCTACGGCGAGAGCAGCCCCTCCACCGGCGCGCGGCTCCGGGCCTTCGAAACCCATGCTGAACCCCTGGCGCTGGAGGCGGCACGCCGGGCTCTGGCGGATGCCGACCTGGCTGCAGAGCGGATTACCCACCTGGTCACGGTGAGCTGCACGGGGTTCCAGGCGCCGGGCTTCGATCTGGCCCTGATGGCCCAGCTGCCCCTCCACCCCGATGTGGAACGCACCCATGTGGGCTTCATGGGCTGCCACGGCGCGCTCAACGGCCTGCGGGTGGCGCGGGCCTTCGTGGAAGCCGATCCGAACGCCTGCGTGCTGCTCTGCGCCGTGGAGCTCTGCAGCCTGCACATGCACTACGGCTGGGATACGGAGAAAGTGGTGGCCAACGCCCTCTTCGCCGACGGGGCCGGTGCGCTGGTGGCCACGGGGGCTGCCGGAGCGGCAGGGGCAGCCGCTGACGCCCCGCCGCTGCAGGTGCTGGCCTCCGGCTCCACCCTGATTCCGGGCAGCAGCGATCTGATGTCCTGGACCATCGCCGACCACGGCTTCGAGATGACCCTCTCCACCAAGGTGCCGGCGGCCGTGGCTACCCACCTGCGCCCCTGGCTGGAACGATGGCTCAGCTCCCGAGGGCAACCCCTCGCCGCCATCGGGTCCTGGGCCCTGCACCCTGGCGGGCCACGCATCCTTGCGGCGGTCGCCACGGCGGTGGAGCTGGAGCCCCACCAGATCGCGCCCTCGGCCGCCGTACTGCGCCAGTTCGGCAACATGTCGTCGGCCACGATCCTGTTCATCCTCGAGCGGCTGCGCCGCAGCAACGCTCCCCGCCCCTGGGTGGCCCTGGCCTTCGGGCCTGGCCTCACCGTGGAAGCCAGCCTGCTGGGCTGA